One window of Leptotrichia sp. oral taxon 498 genomic DNA carries:
- a CDS encoding AzlC family ABC transporter permease: MINTKKYLKGLKAGIGMGVAYIPFGLTVGLIAKNNGMYTIVTAAMSFGIYAGGSEAMLLKMVYVQHSTAIEVIISVLMINLRYLLLNLLIFRQLKNGTKLFEKILVGVGLTDETITYAIIKEENSPWYIIGLNTIPYLCYAGSSVLGSLFGNMIPEVFRASLSFILYSIYFSLLVMSLQKLPKFFEVVIYVIAAKLAFMYLPILNKVSSGWAMILIMIGSSLIYAVRHRKDEVKENE; this comes from the coding sequence ATGATTAACACAAAAAAATATTTAAAAGGCCTAAAAGCTGGAATTGGAATGGGAGTTGCATATATTCCATTTGGTCTGACAGTTGGGCTGATTGCTAAAAATAACGGAATGTATACGATTGTTACGGCAGCGATGTCATTTGGAATTTATGCCGGTGGCTCGGAAGCTATGCTTTTGAAAATGGTTTATGTGCAGCATTCTACAGCGATTGAAGTCATAATTTCAGTACTTATGATAAATTTGAGATATTTGCTTTTAAATTTACTAATTTTCAGGCAATTAAAAAATGGAACTAAATTATTTGAAAAAATACTTGTTGGAGTTGGACTTACTGATGAAACGATAACTTATGCGATTATAAAGGAAGAAAATTCACCTTGGTATATAATTGGGCTAAATACAATTCCATATTTATGCTATGCTGGAAGCTCTGTTCTAGGCTCACTTTTTGGAAATATGATACCTGAAGTTTTTCGTGCAAGTCTAAGTTTTATTTTATATTCAATATATTTTAGTTTACTTGTAATGTCCCTGCAAAAATTGCCAAAATTTTTTGAAGTTGTAATTTATGTAATTGCCGCAAAACTGGCATTTATGTATTTGCCAATTTTAAATAAAGTAAGTAGCGGATGGGCAATGATTTTAATTATGATAGGTTCAAGTTTAATTTATGCGGTAAGACATAGAAAGGATGAGGTAAAAGAAAATGAATAA
- a CDS encoding AzlD domain-containing protein → MNNLEVFKVIVISALVTVALRLLPLFVKIPKNPIMNKFFEALPYSVLALMIFPDIFTSGGTTPYDIVKILIGMGVVAFLSLKRFGLGIIVSVSLVMIFLFDLAKIYLIK, encoded by the coding sequence ATGAATAATTTGGAAGTTTTTAAAGTAATTGTCATTTCGGCGTTGGTAACAGTGGCTTTAAGGCTTTTGCCGCTGTTTGTAAAGATTCCAAAAAATCCGATAATGAATAAATTTTTTGAGGCATTGCCGTATTCGGTACTGGCACTTATGATTTTTCCGGATATTTTCACTTCAGGCGGTACAACTCCTTATGACATTGTAAAAATATTGATTGGAATGGGTGTCGTTGCTTTTTTATCACTAAAAAGATTTGGACTTGGAATTATTGTTTCGGTGTCGCTTGTTATGATATTTTTATTTGATTTGGCAAAGATTTATTTGATAAAATAA
- a CDS encoding DUF4272 domain-containing protein, whose translation MGVLEFFRKKRKERLIICFSKDKTEEKILKNFFEAYADKIKSVTNEADKEITSKTKKFFLVLKNDRKLSIQVNPSPKYILETEFFMELFLEKLKFETFKNLNEKEISKYTRILIAVEMLNKNKRDDDELLRKKVTEFFYGFQKFLIAKRLKHYHYDKKNLVRDEEKWDFSDFIPPLSEKMFENFEQTKEDADRMERNIKLMEKDKMPFYDKMEVNISEKDVKIRKKWEIIRKVVAIVITRIASQTFLEKKENMLKNLNDIIGIFEKKYQFKEFLTKREREFLENKKENYQLNVEFYFRLETAQTLLWVLSIDKLPDLNNFSDLAEIIEILENENLKSFARKCEIRSKNQILDVLDYMYRLNWANVEIKLNGYSRIVNESILYFTRLGLEWVVQSDIPMEEIVIHT comes from the coding sequence GTGGGTGTGTTAGAGTTTTTTAGAAAGAAACGAAAAGAAAGATTGATTATCTGCTTTTCAAAAGATAAAACGGAAGAGAAAATTTTAAAAAATTTTTTTGAAGCATACGCTGATAAAATAAAGTCAGTTACTAATGAAGCTGACAAAGAGATAACATCAAAGACAAAAAAGTTTTTTTTAGTTTTAAAAAATGATAGAAAATTGTCAATTCAAGTAAATCCAAGTCCCAAATATATTTTGGAAACTGAATTTTTTATGGAGCTGTTTTTAGAAAAGTTAAAATTTGAAACTTTTAAAAATTTGAATGAAAAAGAAATTTCAAAATATACTAGAATATTGATAGCCGTTGAAATGTTAAATAAAAATAAAAGAGACGATGATGAACTTTTAAGAAAAAAAGTAACTGAGTTTTTTTACGGATTTCAAAAATTTTTAATAGCAAAAAGATTAAAACATTATCATTATGACAAAAAAAATCTTGTGCGAGATGAAGAAAAATGGGATTTTTCAGATTTTATTCCGCCACTTTCTGAAAAAATGTTTGAAAATTTTGAGCAGACAAAAGAAGATGCTGACAGAATGGAAAGAAATATAAAGTTAATGGAAAAAGATAAAATGCCGTTTTACGATAAAATGGAAGTGAATATATCTGAAAAAGATGTAAAAATAAGAAAAAAATGGGAAATTATAAGAAAAGTTGTGGCAATTGTCATAACTAGAATTGCATCGCAGACATTTCTTGAGAAAAAAGAGAATATGTTAAAAAATTTGAATGATATAATTGGGATTTTTGAGAAGAAATATCAGTTTAAGGAATTTTTAACAAAGCGGGAAAGAGAATTTTTGGAAAATAAAAAGGAAAATTATCAATTAAATGTGGAGTTTTATTTTAGACTGGAAACGGCGCAGACACTTTTATGGGTTTTGTCCATTGATAAATTGCCAGATTTAAATAATTTTTCTGATTTGGCGGAGATAATTGAGATTTTAGAAAATGAAAATTTAAAATCATTTGCAAGAAAGTGTGAGATTCGTTCCAAAAATCAGATTTTGGATGTATTAGATTATATGTATCGATTAAATTGGGCGAATGTTGAAATAAAATTAAATGGTTACAGCAGAATTGTAAATGAAAGTATTTTATATTTTACAAGATTGGGCCTTGAATGGGTGGTTCAGAGTGATATACCAATGGAAGAAATAGTTATTCATACATAA
- the mgtE gene encoding magnesium transporter, which yields MKNVKNKENFEKDFEESLENRKNKESSEESKKSKENLENFQNSEISEEDVEKLKKEIRERISDDEEVEEEEERFSPEEMAQEIQKIETEKELEEYLDDNHSIDVAESFEELKDDELIRIFELMSDENKAGILEQADEELQTRIIDLLSDEEAIDILSYMSPDDVADILGFIDIQKSKSILNKMKRSQANKIRELLGYEEDTAGGIMTTQYIAFKGNLEVKDVMKKLKVIAPRTEVIETIFVTNKKKELIGEVDLRDILISSDDTKLVDIMDDNPKYVYVEQDQEEVARLVSRYDLKVVPVTNHKKIILGIITIDDIIDVIQEENTEDILKLGGVSEEEEIYSSFWFSVKQRLPWLVINLGTAFLASFVIKLFSGTVEKVVILSSIMTIISGMGGNAGTQALSVTIRALALGEVDFKDTIGIIAKTFLVGAINGALLGILCGAIIWAFCGNFYMGLIVFLAMVGNLVIACMIGFLIPITLKAMKIDPAMASAVVLTTATDCFGFLIFLSLATVFLNRLV from the coding sequence ATGAAAAATGTAAAAAATAAAGAAAATTTTGAAAAAGATTTTGAAGAAAGTTTAGAAAATAGAAAAAATAAAGAAAGTAGTGAAGAGAGTAAAAAAAGTAAAGAAAATTTAGAAAATTTTCAAAATTCAGAAATTTCAGAAGAAGATGTAGAAAAATTAAAAAAAGAAATTAGAGAGCGTATTTCGGACGATGAAGAAGTTGAAGAAGAAGAGGAAAGATTTTCGCCTGAGGAAATGGCGCAGGAAATCCAGAAAATTGAAACTGAAAAAGAGCTGGAAGAGTATTTGGATGACAATCATTCGATTGATGTTGCAGAAAGTTTTGAAGAACTTAAAGACGATGAATTAATAAGAATTTTTGAGCTTATGAGCGATGAAAATAAAGCGGGAATTTTGGAACAGGCGGATGAAGAGCTGCAAACTAGAATTATAGATTTACTTTCAGATGAAGAAGCAATTGATATTTTAAGCTATATGTCACCAGACGATGTTGCCGATATTCTGGGATTTATTGATATTCAAAAAAGTAAATCGATACTTAATAAAATGAAGCGTTCACAAGCAAATAAAATAAGAGAGTTATTGGGTTATGAAGAGGATACCGCTGGAGGTATTATGACGACTCAATACATAGCATTTAAAGGAAATCTCGAAGTGAAAGATGTCATGAAAAAATTAAAAGTGATTGCTCCACGAACTGAAGTTATAGAAACGATTTTTGTGACAAACAAAAAAAAAGAGCTGATAGGCGAAGTAGATTTAAGAGATATTTTAATTTCTTCTGATGACACAAAATTAGTGGATATTATGGACGATAATCCCAAATATGTCTATGTCGAACAGGATCAGGAAGAAGTGGCAAGGCTAGTTTCAAGATATGATTTAAAAGTAGTTCCAGTTACAAATCACAAAAAAATTATTTTGGGAATCATTACGATAGATGACATAATAGATGTAATTCAAGAAGAAAATACAGAAGATATTTTAAAATTAGGAGGAGTTTCGGAAGAAGAAGAAATTTATTCAAGTTTTTGGTTTTCAGTAAAACAGAGACTCCCGTGGCTTGTAATAAATTTAGGAACAGCTTTCTTGGCATCGTTTGTTATAAAATTATTTTCAGGAACTGTGGAAAAAGTAGTTATCTTGTCATCAATAATGACAATTATTAGTGGAATGGGTGGAAATGCAGGGACACAGGCACTTTCAGTAACAATTCGGGCATTAGCATTGGGAGAAGTCGATTTTAAAGATACAATAGGAATAATCGCAAAAACTTTTTTGGTTGGAGCAATTAACGGAGCGCTTTTAGGAATTTTGTGTGGCGCAATAATATGGGCATTTTGTGGAAATTTTTATATGGGTCTTATTGTGTTTTTAGCGATGGTAGGAAATTTAGTAATCGCCTGTATGATAGGTTTTTTGATTCCAATTACACTAAAAGCGATGAAAATTGATCCAGCGATGGCATCAGCTGTCGTGCTCACAACTGCGACAGATTGCTTTGGCTTTTTGATTTTTTTAAGTTTGGCAACGGTGTTCTTGAATAGATTAGTTTAG
- a CDS encoding NUDIX hydrolase, with product MDSSFKFLKGEKMLHPTTGITLEYLAKSDAVCIVLFNETKEKVILVKQYRPGPKGYMVEICAGLIDPGENPDEAVFRELREETGYVKEDLTDIKKLPHGLYVSPGYTTESLHFYGARLKSDKIKPKELSLDHGEDLKVLWVDVKDILNVTRDMKTVLAVTYFSKL from the coding sequence ATGGATAGCAGTTTTAAATTTTTAAAAGGGGAAAAAATGTTACATCCGACAACTGGAATAACATTGGAGTATTTGGCAAAATCTGATGCAGTATGCATAGTTTTGTTTAATGAAACTAAAGAAAAAGTGATTTTGGTAAAACAGTATAGACCTGGACCAAAAGGCTATATGGTAGAAATTTGTGCTGGACTGATAGATCCGGGGGAAAACCCTGATGAAGCGGTTTTTAGAGAGCTTAGAGAAGAAACGGGATATGTTAAGGAAGATTTAACGGATATAAAAAAATTGCCGCATGGACTTTATGTATCTCCAGGATATACGACTGAAAGTTTGCATTTTTACGGCGCAAGATTGAAATCCGACAAAATTAAACCAAAAGAGCTGTCACTTGACCACGGAGAAGACTTGAAAGTTTTGTGGGTCGATGTGAAAGACATTTTGAATGTTACACGGGATATGAAAACTGTACTTGCGGTAACTTATTTTTCAAAATTATAA
- a CDS encoding ABC-F family ATP-binding cassette domain-containing protein: MIATSNLSVQFGSRKLFDEVNIKFTEGNCYGIIGPNGAGKSTFLKVLTGEMESTSGEVIIDKGKRLSFLKQDHFAYEDEEVLNVVMMGHTKLYDIMKQKEALYSKEEFTEEDGNLATELEGEFAELDGWDAETNAEKFLIGLGINAESHHKLMKELTEPEKVKVLLAQAIFGNPDILLLDEPTNGLDLHAVKWLEDFLMDLENTTVLVVSHDRHFLNKVCTHIADIDYGKIKMFVGNYDFWYESNQLMQELIRNQNKKLEQKKKELQDFIARFSANASKSKQATSRKKQLEKLQFEDMQISNRKYPYIEFKPEREAGNNMLKVENLSKTVDGEKVIDNISFTINTGDKVVILSNNDIAKTTLFQLLAGEIEPDEGKIEWGVTTSQSYFPKDNSKYFEGVDLSLIDWLRQFSNDQHEEYVRGFLGRMLFSGEEATKKAKVLSGGEKVRCMLSKMMLSNANVLLLDNPTDHLDLESITSLNKSLERFPGTILFTTHDHEFIQTIANKIIEITPKGILEKEMEYDDYLNDENVQEKLEEMYK; the protein is encoded by the coding sequence TTGATAGCTACAAGTAACTTATCAGTTCAATTTGGTTCAAGAAAACTTTTTGACGAAGTAAACATAAAATTTACAGAAGGAAACTGCTATGGAATAATTGGTCCAAATGGAGCAGGAAAATCTACATTTTTAAAAGTTTTAACAGGAGAAATGGAATCAACTTCAGGAGAAGTTATTATAGACAAAGGAAAAAGATTATCTTTTCTGAAACAGGATCACTTCGCTTACGAAGATGAAGAAGTATTAAATGTCGTAATGATGGGACATACAAAATTATACGACATCATGAAACAAAAAGAAGCACTTTATTCAAAAGAAGAATTTACCGAAGAAGATGGAAATCTAGCTACTGAACTGGAAGGGGAATTTGCTGAATTAGATGGCTGGGACGCAGAAACAAACGCTGAAAAATTTTTAATTGGACTTGGAATCAATGCCGAATCGCATCATAAATTAATGAAAGAATTGACGGAGCCAGAAAAAGTAAAAGTGCTATTAGCACAGGCAATTTTTGGAAATCCAGATATTTTATTATTGGATGAGCCTACAAATGGACTTGACTTACATGCTGTAAAATGGCTGGAAGACTTTTTGATGGATTTGGAAAATACGACAGTTTTAGTTGTTTCACACGACAGACACTTTTTAAATAAAGTTTGTACTCACATTGCCGATATTGATTACGGAAAAATTAAAATGTTTGTCGGAAACTATGATTTCTGGTACGAATCAAATCAACTTATGCAAGAATTAATAAGAAACCAAAATAAAAAATTAGAACAAAAGAAAAAGGAATTACAGGACTTTATTGCTCGATTTTCTGCCAACGCCTCAAAATCAAAACAGGCGACTAGCCGTAAAAAACAATTAGAAAAACTACAATTTGAAGATATGCAAATCTCAAACCGTAAATATCCGTATATTGAGTTCAAACCTGAGCGTGAAGCTGGAAACAACATGTTAAAAGTGGAAAATTTATCAAAAACTGTAGATGGGGAAAAAGTCATTGATAACATTTCATTTACAATAAATACTGGTGACAAAGTTGTAATTTTATCAAATAATGATATTGCCAAAACTACTCTTTTCCAACTTTTAGCCGGAGAAATTGAGCCTGATGAAGGAAAAATTGAATGGGGTGTTACAACTTCTCAAAGTTATTTTCCAAAAGACAATTCCAAATACTTTGAAGGTGTGGATTTATCGCTAATTGACTGGCTAAGACAATTTTCAAATGACCAGCACGAAGAATATGTGAGAGGATTTTTAGGAAGAATGCTATTTTCTGGTGAAGAAGCTACAAAAAAAGCAAAAGTCTTATCAGGAGGAGAAAAAGTTAGATGTATGCTGTCAAAAATGATGCTATCGAATGCCAATGTCTTACTTTTGGATAATCCGACCGACCATTTGGATTTGGAAAGTATCACTTCATTAAATAAATCTCTGGAAAGATTCCCAGGAACAATTTTATTTACGACACACGACCATGAATTTATTCAGACAATTGCAAACAAAATAATCGAAATCACACCAAAAGGAATTCTTGAGAAAGAAATGGAATATGACGACTATTTAAACGATGAAAACGTACAAGAAAAATTAGAAGAAATGTATAAATAG
- the rpmA gene encoding 50S ribosomal protein L27 produces MILKLNLQLFASKKGQGSTRNGRDSNPKYLGIKKYDGEAVKSGNIIVRQRGTKFYAGTNAKLGKDYTLFAVADGFVKFEKFGKGKKRVSIYPERVEA; encoded by the coding sequence ATGATATTAAAATTAAATTTACAGTTATTTGCCTCAAAAAAAGGACAAGGTTCAACTAGAAATGGTAGAGATTCAAATCCTAAATATTTAGGAATTAAAAAATATGATGGAGAAGCTGTAAAATCAGGAAACATTATCGTAAGACAAAGAGGAACTAAATTTTATGCAGGAACTAATGCAAAATTAGGAAAAGATTACACTTTATTTGCAGTAGCAGATGGATTTGTAAAATTTGAAAAATTTGGAAAAGGTAAAAAAAGAGTTAGTATTTACCCTGAAAGAGTTGAAGCATAA
- a CDS encoding ribosomal-processing cysteine protease Prp has protein sequence MIKIKIKRKKDRIVYFKISEHAGYADRGEDIVCAAVSSVSQMALNGILEILKLNGKIKYEIDESGKLICDLQNSNLTEEEFKKVDILTESMYSYLKDIAYEYKEFVKFE, from the coding sequence ATGATAAAGATAAAAATAAAGCGAAAAAAAGATAGAATTGTGTATTTTAAAATTAGTGAGCACGCAGGTTATGCTGATCGCGGTGAAGATATTGTGTGTGCAGCAGTTTCATCTGTTTCACAGATGGCTTTAAATGGAATTTTAGAAATTTTGAAGTTAAATGGTAAAATAAAATATGAAATAGATGAGAGCGGAAAGTTAATTTGTGATTTGCAAAATTCTAATTTAACAGAGGAAGAATTTAAAAAAGTCGACATTTTGACAGAATCAATGTATTCTTATTTGAAAGATATTGCATATGAATACAAAGAATTTGTAAAATTTGAGTAA
- the rplU gene encoding 50S ribosomal protein L21, producing MFAVIKTGGKQYKVEVGTVLKVEKLAAEVNSEIEIKEVLMVGEGDNVTVGAPFVEGAKVVATVKEHGKGEKKINFKYNKKTYYRKKGHRQQYTTIEIKSI from the coding sequence ATGTTTGCAGTAATTAAAACAGGTGGAAAACAGTACAAAGTAGAAGTTGGAACTGTGTTAAAAGTGGAAAAATTAGCAGCTGAAGTTAATTCAGAAATCGAAATTAAAGAAGTTCTTATGGTAGGAGAAGGTGACAATGTAACAGTTGGTGCTCCTTTTGTAGAAGGTGCAAAGGTTGTGGCAACAGTTAAAGAACATGGAAAAGGTGAGAAAAAAATCAACTTCAAATACAACAAAAAAACTTATTACAGAAAAAAAGGTCACAGACAACAATATACAACTATTGAAATTAAATCAATATAA